A single Acidaminococcus sp. DNA region contains:
- the xerD gene encoding site-specific tyrosine recombinase XerD: protein MSLKNKLEAEIVVFLDYLTVEMGLSPNTRDSYGRDLRMFSVRVKKELKDITRDDITKYMSDLKKENYAPTSSARKLAALKSFFRFMTSEGYIDEDPCEVIESDTRGVVLPKVLSVEEVKRLFSAPDLKKPEGFRDRTMLEVMYATGMRVSELLSLTLQRVDLKAQYVIAYGKGSKERLIPLGQYAVKFLKEYIDRVRPLFLKEDKPTDVLFLSVRGTGMTRQRFWQVIKGYGEAVHIQKHLTPHILRHSFATHMLDNGADLRTVQELLGHSDISTTQIYTHLTNNRLKAVYDKSHPRA, encoded by the coding sequence ATGTCGCTAAAGAATAAACTGGAAGCAGAAATCGTTGTGTTTCTGGATTATTTGACTGTAGAAATGGGACTCTCGCCTAACACGAGAGATTCCTATGGAAGAGATCTTCGCATGTTTTCCGTACGGGTTAAGAAAGAACTGAAAGACATTACCCGTGACGACATTACGAAGTATATGAGTGATCTGAAAAAAGAAAATTACGCACCTACTTCCTCTGCAAGGAAACTTGCCGCTTTGAAATCCTTCTTTCGCTTTATGACGAGTGAAGGCTACATTGACGAGGATCCCTGCGAAGTTATCGAATCGGACACCCGGGGCGTAGTGCTGCCGAAGGTGCTGTCTGTCGAGGAAGTAAAGCGTCTTTTTTCAGCACCTGACCTCAAGAAACCGGAAGGTTTCCGGGACCGGACGATGCTGGAAGTCATGTACGCGACGGGCATGCGGGTGTCAGAGCTGCTCTCCCTGACACTTCAGCGGGTTGATCTGAAGGCACAGTACGTTATTGCTTATGGGAAAGGTTCTAAAGAACGGCTGATTCCTCTGGGGCAGTATGCCGTTAAATTCCTGAAAGAGTATATCGACAGGGTGCGCCCTCTGTTCCTGAAGGAAGATAAACCGACGGACGTCCTTTTCCTCTCCGTGCGGGGAACGGGGATGACGAGACAGCGGTTCTGGCAGGTCATCAAGGGATATGGTGAAGCTGTTCACATTCAAAAGCACCTGACTCCGCATATCCTGCGTCACTCCTTCGCCACGCATATGCTGGATAACGGGGCTGACTTGCGCACTGTGCAGGAATTGCTTGGGCATTCCGATATTTCAACTACACAGATCTATACGCACCTGACAAACAATCGTCTGAAGGCTGTCTACGATAAGAGTCATCCTCGTGCTTAA
- the hfq gene encoding RNA chaperone Hfq: protein MNSGTSKQLNLQDSFLNKVRSEKRTIVIYLLNGFQVRGRVWGFDNFTVIVESEGKQQLIYKHAISTIAPMETGAILTLKKGNDQDVAKE from the coding sequence ATGAACAGTGGAACAAGTAAACAGCTTAACCTGCAAGACAGTTTCTTGAACAAAGTACGCAGTGAAAAAAGAACCATCGTAATTTATCTGCTGAACGGCTTCCAGGTCCGTGGAAGAGTGTGGGGGTTTGATAACTTCACAGTCATCGTGGAAAGTGAAGGCAAGCAGCAGCTGATTTATAAGCATGCAATTTCTACTATCGCACCGATGGAAACGGGTGCAATCTTAACTTTGAAAAAAGGGAATGACCAGGATGTCGCTAAAGAATAA
- a CDS encoding divergent polysaccharide deacetylase family protein → MPSRRYTRQPRRKKKKGGHFWVILILVVVIGLGMFLTAHKRQNPEETWPDVIEDIMPEPVKEKVKETLPEPVKKKVQEIKQKEKKEIQQEKAKKTAEQKEQSAKQEKKAKPKAEPKTETKPETQEQPAPAESGGGDELPGLAAGQYSGKLAILIDDCGYQLDPVRTLTSLPLNMTFAVIPFKTNSEAALSIIKGSGHTAMLHLPMQPFSGGSSESRSVRVGMTKQQIQDFTREALDSLPGVTGVNNHQGSAATSNGPTIRAVLGVLKERGLFFVDSRTSASSVAEETASEMGVPTAHNAFFLDNSSDVGDIEAQIIKAVKAADRYGSAIVICHARPNTAKAWQQCYQAVLNSGITMVSVPELLH, encoded by the coding sequence ATGCCAAGTAGACGATATACGCGCCAACCGCGCAGAAAAAAGAAAAAAGGCGGACACTTCTGGGTTATTTTGATCCTTGTAGTCGTCATAGGCCTGGGCATGTTTTTGACTGCCCATAAACGGCAGAATCCCGAGGAAACGTGGCCCGATGTCATAGAGGACATCATGCCGGAACCTGTTAAGGAAAAAGTAAAGGAAACGCTGCCTGAACCGGTCAAGAAGAAAGTTCAGGAAATCAAGCAAAAGGAAAAGAAGGAAATTCAGCAGGAAAAGGCGAAAAAAACTGCTGAACAGAAAGAACAATCTGCCAAGCAGGAAAAGAAAGCCAAACCGAAAGCTGAACCTAAAACGGAGACAAAGCCTGAAACGCAGGAGCAGCCGGCACCGGCAGAATCCGGCGGCGGGGATGAACTCCCGGGGCTTGCAGCCGGTCAGTACAGCGGAAAGCTCGCAATCCTTATTGATGATTGTGGATATCAGCTGGATCCGGTACGGACACTGACAAGTCTGCCGCTTAATATGACTTTTGCGGTTATTCCTTTTAAAACGAACAGTGAAGCGGCGCTTTCCATCATCAAAGGCAGCGGCCACACAGCAATGCTGCATCTGCCGATGCAGCCATTTTCAGGCGGCAGTTCGGAGAGCCGTTCCGTCCGGGTAGGTATGACGAAACAGCAAATCCAGGATTTTACCCGGGAAGCGCTGGACAGCCTGCCCGGGGTGACAGGTGTCAACAACCATCAAGGCTCGGCAGCGACGTCCAATGGCCCGACCATTCGGGCAGTATTGGGAGTACTGAAGGAACGCGGGCTGTTCTTTGTTGACAGCCGTACAAGTGCTTCTTCTGTGGCAGAAGAGACCGCCAGTGAAATGGGCGTACCAACGGCGCACAATGCATTTTTCCTTGATAACAGCAGTGATGTCGGGGACATCGAGGCACAGATTATCAAGGCTGTAAAAGCCGCTGATCGTTACGGCTCTGCCATTGTCATCTGTCATGCAAGACCGAATACGGCAAAAGCCTGGCAGCAGTGCTATCAGGCAGTTCTTAATTCGGGAATTACCATGGTGAGTGTTCCTGAGTTATTGCATTAG
- a CDS encoding zinc metalloprotease HtpX, producing the protein MLKTTLLMGLMTALLLVIGDYVGGTNGMAVMLLISILSNMFIYWNSDKIVISQYGAQEVNKEMAPGLWNIVEALTRRAGLPMPRVCIIDSRVPNAFATGRNPEHAAVCVTTGLMDILTPRELSGVLGHELSHIRHNDILIGTIAAGMAGLISYLSRFLLFFGGRRDRDDGGGLGGLFLVVLTPLMAAIIQLAVSRTREYMADESGGELCGDPDALADALAKIESIQSVHTMPNATENTAHLFIISPFSARDAKALFSTHPATEDRIERLRKQAAAMRAAGKIDPVA; encoded by the coding sequence ATGCTCAAAACCACGTTATTGATGGGTTTGATGACGGCCCTGCTTCTCGTCATCGGTGATTATGTCGGCGGTACAAACGGAATGGCTGTGATGCTTCTCATTTCCATCCTCTCCAATATGTTCATTTACTGGAACAGTGACAAAATTGTCATCAGCCAGTATGGGGCGCAGGAGGTCAATAAGGAAATGGCACCGGGCCTTTGGAATATTGTGGAAGCACTGACGCGGAGAGCCGGACTTCCGATGCCTCGCGTCTGCATTATTGACAGCCGCGTGCCGAATGCCTTTGCAACAGGCCGTAATCCGGAACACGCAGCCGTCTGCGTCACGACGGGCCTCATGGATATTTTGACTCCGCGGGAACTTTCCGGAGTACTGGGCCATGAATTGAGCCACATCAGACATAACGATATTCTGATTGGAACCATCGCCGCCGGTATGGCTGGCCTCATTTCCTACCTGTCCCGTTTCCTGCTCTTTTTCGGCGGACGCCGCGACAGGGATGATGGCGGTGGATTAGGCGGTTTATTCCTCGTGGTCTTAACACCTCTCATGGCAGCTATCATTCAGCTTGCCGTGTCAAGAACGAGAGAGTACATGGCCGATGAAAGCGGCGGGGAGCTGTGCGGAGATCCGGATGCTCTGGCTGACGCATTGGCAAAGATAGAAAGCATCCAAAGCGTCCATACGATGCCGAATGCAACAGAGAATACGGCTCATCTCTTCATCATATCCCCGTTTAGTGCCAGGGACGCCAAGGCTCTGTTTTCGACTCACCCGGCTACGGAAGACCGAATTGAGCGGCTGAGGAAGCAGGCTGCTGCTATGCGTGCCGCCGGAAAAATTGACCCCGTAGCATAA